In the Ictalurus punctatus breed USDA103 chromosome 7, Coco_2.0, whole genome shotgun sequence genome, one interval contains:
- the abcf2b gene encoding ATP-binding cassette, sub-family F, member 2b isoform X1 — protein sequence MRFSLWGSRWCQAEKVSPDFSISSHRYQLLLLPGFAPMGHPRYSSGSCRLGGIFVSPQSSATMPSDLAKKKAAKKKEAAKARQRVKKHEEVEQPEENGAVPNGDINGDVSALAKELDEFELRKIEARAVTGVLASHPNSTDVHISSLSLTFHGQELLSDTSLELNSGRRYGLIGLNGTGKSMLLSAIGHREIPIPEHIDIYHLTREMAPSEKTALQCVMEVDEERIQLEKEAERLAHEDSECEKLMEIYERLEELDADKAEVRASRILFGLGFTPTMQHKKLKDFSGGWRMRVSLARALFIKPFMLLLDEPTNHLDLDACVWLEEELKSFKRILVLISHSQDFLNGVCTNIIHLHQRKLRYYTGNYDQYVKTREELEENQMKRYNWEQDQIAHMKNYIARFGHGSAKLARQAQSKEKTLQKMVASGLTSRVVTDKTLSFYFPPCGKIPPPVIMVQNVSFRYSDETPYIYKNLEFGIDLDTRVALVGPNGAGKSTLLKLLMGELLPTDGMIRKHSHVKIGRYHQHLTEQLELDLSPLEYMMKCYPEIKEKEEMRKIIGRYGLTGKQQVSPIRNLSDGQKCRVCFAWLAWQNPHMLFLDEPTNHLDIETIDALAEAVNEFEGGMMLVSHDFRLIQQVAQEIWVCENQTITKWNGDILAYKEHLKSKIDKQTHDV from the exons ATGCGTTTTTCTCTGTGGGGGTCACGGTGGTGTCAGGCTGAAAAGGTCAGTCCAGACTTCTCTATCTCCAGCCACAGATACCAGCTCCTCCTGCTGCCTGGATTCGCCCCCATGGGACATCCCAGATACAGCTCTGGCAGCTGCCGACTAGGAGGCATCTTTGTAAG CCCACAGAGCTCTGCAACCATGCCCTCAGACCTTGCCAAGAAGAAGGCTGCCAAGAAGAAAGAGGCAGCCAAGGCTCGTCAGAGGGTCAAAAAACACGAGGAGGTCGAGCAGCCAGAGGAAAATGGAGCCGTTCCAAATGGGGACATAAATGGAG ATGTTTCTGCCCTGGCTAAAGAGCTAGATGAGTTTGAGCTGAGGAAGATAGAGGCTCGGGCAGTTACAGGTGTCTTGGCATCGCACCCCAACAGTACAGACGTTCACATCAGCAGTCTTTCACTCACTTTCCATGGGCAGGAGCTGCTCAGCGACACAAGTCTGGAACTAAACTCAGGCAGACGCTACGGGCTCATCGGCCTCAATGGCACAG GTAAATCTATGCTCCTGTCTGCGATCGGCCACCGAGAGATTCCTATCCCAGAGCACATAGACATTTATCATCTGACACGTGAGATGGCTCCCAGTGAGAAGACAGCTTTACAGTGTGTGATGGAGGTGGATGAGGAGAGGATCCAGCTGGAGAAGGAGGCAGAAAGACTGGCCCATGAGGACT CAGAGTGCGAGAAGCTGATGGAGATCTACGAGCGCTTGGAAGAGCTGGATGCGGACAAAGCCGAGGTTCGAGCTTCACGCATTCTCTTTGGCCTGGGCTTTACCCCAACCATGCAGCACAAAAAGCTCAAAGACTTCAGCGGTGGTTGGAGAATGCGTGTCTCCTTGGCCAG AGCGCTGTTCATTAAACCTTTCATGCTGTTACTGGATGAACCCACTAACCACCTTGACCTGGATGCCTGCGTGTGGCTGGAGGAGGAACTCAAATC GTTTAAGCGAATTCTTGTACTCATTTCACACTCCCAAGACTTCCTGAATGGTGTTTGCACCAATATCATTCATCTACACCAAAGGAAACTCAGATACTACACA GGCAATTATGACCAGTACGTGAAGACCAGGGAGGAGCTTGAGGAGAACCAGATGAAACGCTACAACTGGGAGCAGGACCAGATAGCACACATGAAG AACTATATCGCCCGATTTGGTCACGGCTCGGCTAAGCTGGCTCGCCAGGCTCAGAGCAAAGAGAAGACGTTGCAGAAGATGGTGGCCTCAGGCCTGACATCCCGTGTAGTTACAGATAAG actctgtcattttattttcctcccTGTGGGAAGATTCCGCCGCCTGTCATCATGGTGCAGAATGTCAGTTTCAGATATTCCGACGAGACG ccatatatttataaaaacctGGAGTTTGGCATTGACCTGGATACGCGAGTGGCTCTAGTGGGCCCTAATGGAGCGGGGAAGTCCACACTACTGAAACTGCTGATGGGGGAG CTCCTCCCAACTGATGGTATGATCAGGAAACACTCCCATGTGAAGATTGGCAGGTATCACCAG CATCTGACTGAACAGCTGGAGTTGGACCTGTCTCCTCTAGAGTACATGATGAAGTGTTACCCAGAGAtcaaagagaaagaggagatgAGGAAGATCATCGGACGGTACGGCCTGACGGGTAAAcagcag GTGAGTCCCATCAGGAATCTATCAGATGGTCAGAAGTGTCGAGTGTGTTTCGCCTGGCTGGCCTGGCAGAACCCACACATGCTCTTCCTCGATGAACCTACCAATCACCTGGACATTGAGACCATCGACGCACTTGCTGAAGCCGTCAACGAGTTTGAAGGAGGGATGATGCTGGTCAGCCACGACTTCAGACTCATCCAGCAG GTGGCTCAGGAAATTTGGGTGTGCGAGAACCAGACCATCACCAAATGGAACGGGGACATTTTGGCGTACAAGGAACACCTGAAGTCAAAAATCGATAAACAGACGCACGACGTTTGA
- the abcf2b gene encoding ATP-binding cassette, sub-family F, member 2b isoform X2, translating to MPSDLAKKKAAKKKEAAKARQRVKKHEEVEQPEENGAVPNGDINGDVSALAKELDEFELRKIEARAVTGVLASHPNSTDVHISSLSLTFHGQELLSDTSLELNSGRRYGLIGLNGTGKSMLLSAIGHREIPIPEHIDIYHLTREMAPSEKTALQCVMEVDEERIQLEKEAERLAHEDSECEKLMEIYERLEELDADKAEVRASRILFGLGFTPTMQHKKLKDFSGGWRMRVSLARALFIKPFMLLLDEPTNHLDLDACVWLEEELKSFKRILVLISHSQDFLNGVCTNIIHLHQRKLRYYTGNYDQYVKTREELEENQMKRYNWEQDQIAHMKNYIARFGHGSAKLARQAQSKEKTLQKMVASGLTSRVVTDKTLSFYFPPCGKIPPPVIMVQNVSFRYSDETPYIYKNLEFGIDLDTRVALVGPNGAGKSTLLKLLMGELLPTDGMIRKHSHVKIGRYHQHLTEQLELDLSPLEYMMKCYPEIKEKEEMRKIIGRYGLTGKQQVSPIRNLSDGQKCRVCFAWLAWQNPHMLFLDEPTNHLDIETIDALAEAVNEFEGGMMLVSHDFRLIQQVAQEIWVCENQTITKWNGDILAYKEHLKSKIDKQTHDV from the exons ATGCCCTCAGACCTTGCCAAGAAGAAGGCTGCCAAGAAGAAAGAGGCAGCCAAGGCTCGTCAGAGGGTCAAAAAACACGAGGAGGTCGAGCAGCCAGAGGAAAATGGAGCCGTTCCAAATGGGGACATAAATGGAG ATGTTTCTGCCCTGGCTAAAGAGCTAGATGAGTTTGAGCTGAGGAAGATAGAGGCTCGGGCAGTTACAGGTGTCTTGGCATCGCACCCCAACAGTACAGACGTTCACATCAGCAGTCTTTCACTCACTTTCCATGGGCAGGAGCTGCTCAGCGACACAAGTCTGGAACTAAACTCAGGCAGACGCTACGGGCTCATCGGCCTCAATGGCACAG GTAAATCTATGCTCCTGTCTGCGATCGGCCACCGAGAGATTCCTATCCCAGAGCACATAGACATTTATCATCTGACACGTGAGATGGCTCCCAGTGAGAAGACAGCTTTACAGTGTGTGATGGAGGTGGATGAGGAGAGGATCCAGCTGGAGAAGGAGGCAGAAAGACTGGCCCATGAGGACT CAGAGTGCGAGAAGCTGATGGAGATCTACGAGCGCTTGGAAGAGCTGGATGCGGACAAAGCCGAGGTTCGAGCTTCACGCATTCTCTTTGGCCTGGGCTTTACCCCAACCATGCAGCACAAAAAGCTCAAAGACTTCAGCGGTGGTTGGAGAATGCGTGTCTCCTTGGCCAG AGCGCTGTTCATTAAACCTTTCATGCTGTTACTGGATGAACCCACTAACCACCTTGACCTGGATGCCTGCGTGTGGCTGGAGGAGGAACTCAAATC GTTTAAGCGAATTCTTGTACTCATTTCACACTCCCAAGACTTCCTGAATGGTGTTTGCACCAATATCATTCATCTACACCAAAGGAAACTCAGATACTACACA GGCAATTATGACCAGTACGTGAAGACCAGGGAGGAGCTTGAGGAGAACCAGATGAAACGCTACAACTGGGAGCAGGACCAGATAGCACACATGAAG AACTATATCGCCCGATTTGGTCACGGCTCGGCTAAGCTGGCTCGCCAGGCTCAGAGCAAAGAGAAGACGTTGCAGAAGATGGTGGCCTCAGGCCTGACATCCCGTGTAGTTACAGATAAG actctgtcattttattttcctcccTGTGGGAAGATTCCGCCGCCTGTCATCATGGTGCAGAATGTCAGTTTCAGATATTCCGACGAGACG ccatatatttataaaaacctGGAGTTTGGCATTGACCTGGATACGCGAGTGGCTCTAGTGGGCCCTAATGGAGCGGGGAAGTCCACACTACTGAAACTGCTGATGGGGGAG CTCCTCCCAACTGATGGTATGATCAGGAAACACTCCCATGTGAAGATTGGCAGGTATCACCAG CATCTGACTGAACAGCTGGAGTTGGACCTGTCTCCTCTAGAGTACATGATGAAGTGTTACCCAGAGAtcaaagagaaagaggagatgAGGAAGATCATCGGACGGTACGGCCTGACGGGTAAAcagcag GTGAGTCCCATCAGGAATCTATCAGATGGTCAGAAGTGTCGAGTGTGTTTCGCCTGGCTGGCCTGGCAGAACCCACACATGCTCTTCCTCGATGAACCTACCAATCACCTGGACATTGAGACCATCGACGCACTTGCTGAAGCCGTCAACGAGTTTGAAGGAGGGATGATGCTGGTCAGCCACGACTTCAGACTCATCCAGCAG GTGGCTCAGGAAATTTGGGTGTGCGAGAACCAGACCATCACCAAATGGAACGGGGACATTTTGGCGTACAAGGAACACCTGAAGTCAAAAATCGATAAACAGACGCACGACGTTTGA